The genomic window GGGGTCACGGGGCACCACGAACGCGGTGTCCGCCCTGACGGTGCCGTCGGGCGTGACGACGTCGCACTGTCCGCGGTCCACCCGCACGACACGTCCCGGCAGGAGCCCCTGCTCGGCGAACGGCGCGAAGGCGGCGGCCCAGTCGTCGTCCCAGCCGTACGGAGTCAGCGCGTGCGACAGGGAGGAAGCCTGAGAATGAGAGAAAGACAAGGGAAACCCTTCACAAGGGCGGCCCCGGCACCGCGCGCTCGGGCGCGGGTGTGGCGGTGAGAGTTCAGCCGGTGGCCACAGGGGTGGGAACGATGCTCTTCGGGTCGTGGGCAGTGCCCACCGCTACGACAGTCATCAATGTCCTCACCTCCTGGTTCCTGGAACTGCGCACAGCCTAGCCTCGGACCTCCGGGAGCCGTCAACAGGTTTTCCCACGAGCCGCCGGCCTGCGACGGGCCGTCCGGTTCGGTACGGCGGCCCCCGATCGGGTGATACGCGTGCACACGTACCGGTATCGGGCCGTTAGGGTGCCGGACATGAGCTCATCGAACTCCGTCACCACCCCTTACTCACCTGCCCAGTTGGGGACCCAGATCCTCATCGCCTGGAGCGGTTCGAACCCTGCCACGGGCAGCGAGACCGCCTTCCTGCTGACCTACTCGCTGGGCGACGGCCCGGAGGGGCCCGAAGTCGGCGCAAGGGCGATGCACACGGCCCTGGAGCGCAGCGGGCTGAGGGTGGGGGGCGAGACACTGGACGCCTCGGAACTGCCGAACCTTCCGGTGAAGCTGCTCATCCAGGCCGGTCAGGTCGTCCTGACCCTGCCGCACTTCAAGGCGCAGTACACCGTGCCCGCCGAGTGGCTCGCCGTGGCACGGTCGGCCGGCGTGGTCCACGGGATGTTCGCCACGCGCCCGTGGCCGGCGGCGGTCCCGGGGCAGCCGGTCGGCGAGGACCTGCTTCGCTCCTTCGTGGCCGACCCGGACGTCGTGGGGACGTCCGCCCACTGCCTCCTGCCGGTGCGCAGCCTGGGCTGATCCACCCCCGTACACGGCACGTGCACGCGGCGATGCCCACCACCCCCCGTCGAGTGGTGGGCATCGCCGTGTATGCGTGCCGCACAGCGAAACGCGGGCGGTCCCGCGGGCCTGCGCCCCGGACCGCCCGCGTCTCAGTTGCTTCAGCTGTTGCCGGCGCCGTTGCCCGAGAGAACCGGGATGTCGTTCAGGATGTGCGACAGCGGCTCGTCACCCTTGGCCTGGGTGGAGTTGTCGGCGCACTGCTGGTTCTGCGGGTTGGACAGGACGTTGATGTCCTGGACCGCGATCGGGACGAGACCGATCAGCGAACCGACGTTGGCCTTGACCGGCAGAGCGATGCAAGGCTTGTTCAGCGAGCCCTGGACCAGGCTGAGCTGCGGGCTCTGGTCACCCTTGGT from Streptomyces sp. NBC_01341 includes these protein-coding regions:
- a CDS encoding DUF5949 family protein — translated: MSSSNSVTTPYSPAQLGTQILIAWSGSNPATGSETAFLLTYSLGDGPEGPEVGARAMHTALERSGLRVGGETLDASELPNLPVKLLIQAGQVVLTLPHFKAQYTVPAEWLAVARSAGVVHGMFATRPWPAAVPGQPVGEDLLRSFVADPDVVGTSAHCLLPVRSLG
- a CDS encoding rodlin; this translates as MKKMMAGAAVAVSLIGLSAAAAPSAMAIGDDHGTTTVNGNGAESEFGNSATKGDQSPQLSLVQGSLNKPCIALPVKANVGSLIGLVPIAVQDINVLSNPQNQQCADNSTQAKGDEPLSHILNDIPVLSGNGAGNS